A DNA window from Maribellus comscasis contains the following coding sequences:
- a CDS encoding RNA polymerase sigma-70 factor has protein sequence MSKTTNYPDNFLLAELRNGEERAFDFIFRKYYKALCAQAVAYVSDLDIAQSQVQECFIKLWEKRSNAAKIENIASYLSLMVRNQCIDYLRKSKSIANLHQKTGVENVQNTTGDTVLYHEFEEKLIIALASLPERSREAFEYSRFEGLSYTQIAERMGISVKAVEGLMSRALKVLRVELKDYLPIVIILYKLTHL, from the coding sequence ATGTCGAAAACTACTAACTATCCTGACAATTTTTTGTTAGCTGAACTTCGGAATGGAGAAGAAAGGGCATTCGATTTTATTTTTAGGAAATACTATAAAGCGCTCTGTGCACAGGCAGTTGCTTATGTTTCAGACCTTGATATTGCACAAAGCCAGGTTCAGGAATGTTTTATTAAATTGTGGGAAAAACGCAGTAATGCAGCAAAAATCGAAAACATTGCATCGTATCTGTCTTTAATGGTCAGAAATCAATGTATCGACTATTTAAGAAAATCAAAATCAATAGCGAACCTACACCAAAAGACCGGAGTTGAAAATGTACAGAACACTACCGGAGATACAGTTTTATACCACGAATTTGAAGAAAAGTTGATAATAGCGTTGGCATCGTTACCAGAAAGAAGCAGAGAAGCCTTTGAATACAGCCGCTTTGAAGGCCTTTCATATACCCAGATAGCCGAAAGAATGGGAATTTCTGTAAAGGCTGTTGAGGGGTTGATGTCGAGGGCATTGAAAGTGTTACGTGTTGAATTAAAAGATTATCTCCCAATTGTTATAATACTTTATAAATTAACCCATTTGTAA
- a CDS encoding TonB-dependent receptor: protein MTMKLVVFFICFSVLSAFATETYSQKTKLTLDLKNSSIKEVLKEIENSSEFYFLYNNKLIDVEKKVDVNVNNESITNIIDKIFSGQEIGYTVIDRQIIISPLELLPVQQTESVITGKVTNSNGESIPGVTIFVKGTNNGVITNIDGEYSIQNVSSGAIIVFSFVGMKTQEIEVAGRTTIDVVMEEETIGIEEVVAIGYGTVKKSDLTGSVANIKEKDLVALPANSALQAMQGRVAGVTIQSVNGEPGGDYKIRVRGATSINASSNPLFVIDGLVGGSMPPPEDIASIEILKDASASAIYGSRGANGVVMITTKLGNVGKITVKVNSYYSFQEEIGRVEVLNAQEFVDYINDARGYEFYDPDNITVDTDWQDLIFQKGHMQNHQVSVSGGSEKSQYYISGIYNDQKGVIKTSAFNRYSLTTNLKFDLSDYFRLNFSSLLQSTKNDGVISQSGNGVTNSGVIASSQRFDPNQGIIDDDGTYTKSKVGIAAFENPMASIDGRDIESIRDHIQLNLKAEIDVTKGLTFNSTFGTIIQNTRDGSYANKISNLGEQYNGLARMSHRRNFNFLTEQYLNYNLAINERNKFILTGGYSYQLFRNESFSAANASFITDALGFWNLGVGTNLQIPESGYSESKIASFYGRINYNFDDRYLCTLSSRYDGASQFSEGNQWSFFPSGALSWNMHNEEFWPQNEILSSLKIRTSYGLTGNQAISAYQSLARISNSFFVLNNTSVSSVRPTSIANKDLTWETTSQFDIGVDIGFLNRRVNLLADYYYKKTKDLLFSVPIPAFSGFQNRLENLGVIENKGYEIQLESKNLVDDFKWSTSFNISLNRNKVVELPGGVDIIYSSAPSATGGSMETSILREGEPVGSFYGFIYEGVYQEGDTFIPGGGFETTSGGERFANLNDDEVLDNNDRTIIGNPNPKVILGLNNDFSYKGFSLNIFFQSYLGGDMMNLVKLDLDRLSGNSNATKDALNRWTPENTVTDVPKAAAGRVSRVSSRFVEDASFLRLKNISLAYDFSSSLLKKLKINNARVYVSGQNLLTFTNYSGVDPEVAYKSSNVNLGLDYDSYPSTTSYTIGINLEF, encoded by the coding sequence ATGACTATGAAACTGGTCGTATTTTTTATATGTTTCTCTGTGTTAAGTGCTTTTGCAACAGAAACATATTCTCAGAAAACGAAGCTTACCCTCGATTTAAAAAACAGTTCGATTAAGGAAGTATTAAAAGAAATCGAAAATTCCAGTGAATTTTATTTTTTGTACAACAACAAATTAATTGATGTCGAAAAGAAGGTTGATGTCAATGTAAATAATGAATCGATAACCAATATCATTGACAAGATTTTTAGTGGGCAGGAGATAGGTTACACAGTTATAGACAGGCAGATAATTATTTCGCCTTTAGAGCTATTACCGGTACAACAGACTGAATCAGTAATAACAGGAAAGGTTACAAATTCAAATGGCGAATCGATTCCGGGAGTGACGATATTTGTTAAAGGGACCAACAATGGTGTGATTACCAACATTGATGGAGAATATTCAATACAGAATGTGTCATCCGGTGCAATTATTGTTTTTTCTTTTGTTGGAATGAAAACACAGGAAATAGAAGTCGCCGGAAGGACAACCATTGATGTTGTAATGGAAGAGGAAACAATAGGCATCGAAGAGGTTGTTGCCATTGGCTACGGAACGGTTAAAAAAAGTGATTTAACTGGTTCTGTTGCAAATATAAAAGAAAAAGATCTCGTTGCACTCCCTGCAAACAGCGCATTACAAGCAATGCAGGGAAGAGTTGCAGGAGTGACAATTCAGTCTGTCAATGGAGAACCGGGCGGAGACTATAAGATCAGGGTACGTGGTGCAACTTCTATTAATGCCAGCAGCAACCCTCTTTTTGTAATAGATGGTTTGGTAGGAGGTTCGATGCCGCCTCCGGAAGATATAGCATCAATCGAAATTTTAAAAGATGCATCTGCGTCTGCCATTTACGGTTCAAGAGGTGCCAACGGAGTAGTTATGATAACAACAAAATTAGGTAATGTTGGTAAAATAACCGTTAAGGTAAATAGCTATTACTCATTTCAGGAAGAAATAGGGCGTGTAGAAGTTTTAAATGCACAAGAATTTGTTGATTATATAAATGACGCCAGAGGGTATGAATTTTATGATCCGGATAATATAACTGTCGATACGGATTGGCAAGATCTGATTTTTCAAAAAGGACATATGCAGAATCACCAGGTATCGGTTTCCGGAGGGAGTGAAAAGTCACAATATTATATCTCAGGGATTTATAACGATCAAAAAGGAGTAATTAAAACGTCTGCTTTTAACCGATACTCGTTAACAACCAATCTAAAATTCGACCTGTCAGATTATTTCAGGCTCAATTTCAGCTCATTATTGCAAAGCACAAAAAACGATGGTGTAATCTCGCAAAGTGGTAATGGTGTTACAAATTCCGGAGTTATTGCTTCATCTCAACGTTTTGATCCCAACCAGGGGATAATTGATGATGATGGTACTTACACAAAAAGCAAAGTGGGTATCGCAGCCTTCGAAAATCCGATGGCTTCCATAGACGGAAGGGACATCGAAAGTATTCGGGATCATATCCAGCTCAATTTGAAAGCAGAAATCGACGTTACCAAAGGCCTGACTTTCAATTCAACATTCGGAACAATTATCCAAAATACAAGAGATGGTTCATATGCAAACAAAATTTCAAATCTAGGAGAGCAATATAATGGGTTGGCCAGAATGAGCCACAGGAGAAACTTTAATTTTCTGACGGAACAATATCTGAATTATAATTTAGCTATTAATGAAAGAAACAAATTTATTCTCACTGGTGGCTATTCTTATCAATTGTTCAGGAATGAATCATTTTCAGCAGCAAATGCAAGTTTTATTACAGACGCTCTCGGATTTTGGAATTTAGGAGTAGGAACAAACCTGCAAATTCCGGAGTCAGGTTACTCCGAGTCGAAAATAGCTTCCTTCTATGGACGCATAAACTATAATTTTGATGATCGTTATTTATGCACTTTGTCAAGCCGGTATGACGGAGCCTCTCAATTTAGTGAAGGAAATCAATGGTCGTTTTTCCCATCGGGTGCTTTATCCTGGAATATGCACAACGAGGAATTTTGGCCCCAAAATGAAATTCTTTCTTCCCTGAAGATAAGAACAAGTTACGGGTTGACCGGAAATCAGGCAATTAGCGCCTACCAGTCGTTAGCCAGAATATCTAATTCGTTTTTTGTTTTAAATAATACCAGTGTTAGTTCTGTAAGACCGACATCGATTGCAAACAAAGATTTAACATGGGAAACAACCTCGCAATTCGACATCGGTGTGGACATTGGATTTCTTAATCGAAGAGTCAATCTTTTGGCAGATTATTACTATAAAAAAACCAAGGATTTACTTTTCAGCGTTCCAATCCCGGCATTTTCCGGCTTTCAAAATCGGTTGGAAAACTTGGGCGTCATCGAAAACAAAGGATATGAAATTCAACTTGAATCAAAAAACCTGGTTGATGATTTTAAATGGTCCACCAGCTTCAACATCTCTTTAAATCGTAATAAAGTAGTAGAGCTACCGGGAGGAGTGGATATTATATATTCGAGTGCTCCCAGTGCTACCGGGGGAAGTATGGAGACGTCTATTTTGAGGGAGGGAGAACCTGTTGGGTCATTTTACGGATTTATATATGAAGGTGTTTATCAGGAAGGAGATACATTTATTCCGGGAGGAGGATTTGAAACGACCTCGGGAGGTGAAAGATTCGCTAATTTAAATGACGACGAAGTTCTTGACAATAACGACAGAACAATCATAGGAAATCCAAATCCCAAAGTAATCCTGGGGCTAAATAATGATTTTTCATACAAAGGATTTTCTTTGAATATATTTTTCCAGTCGTATTTAGGTGGAGATATGATGAATCTTGTAAAATTGGATCTGGATCGTTTAAGCGGAAATTCAAATGCAACAAAAGATGCTTTAAACAGGTGGACGCCGGAAAATACCGTAACGGACGTCCCCAAAGCAGCAGCTGGCAGGGTTTCAAGAGTCTCCTCGAGATTTGTAGAGGATGCTTCTTTCCTGAGATTGAAAAATATTTCGCTCGCATATGACTTTAGTTCATCGCTACTAAAAAAATTAAAAATAAACAATGCCCGTGTATATGTTAGTGGACAAAACCTTTTAACGTTTACCAACTACTCGGGAGTTGATCCGGAAGTAGCATACAAATCGAGTAACGTTAATCTTGGCTTAGATTACGATAGCTACCCATCTACTACTTCATATACAATTGGAATAAACCTTGAATTTTAA
- a CDS encoding sulfatase-like hydrolase/transferase: protein MRYVFFTIIFMSFLFCSHSEAQEERPNILWISHEDLSPIYGCYGDEYASTPHIDKLAKSGIIFSRAFSNAPICAPARTTLITGMYAPSLGTQNLRSDIPVPEDMKILPEVLRGAGYYTSNNVKTDYNFSFEGRWDDCSKTAHWRNRPEGKPFFSVFNFMITHEGPINALRSEDTAQLKEHHDPDKAKLPPYLPDSPKMRKIWAHMYDLLSVFDNDVAHLLEQLKEDGLLDNTIIFVFSDHGHGLPGHKRWLDNSGLQVPFVLHVPEKYKYLVSNINTPKTDQIVGFVDFAPTVISLAGAQVPEMMEGKNFLGEKSQSKKYTYGYRDRADDCYDMSRSVCDGRYIYVRNFMPQMPYFQNAIIFHKAGSYEEIHRLEKLGQLPEGTQKMLRRKPAEQLFDIKNDPFEQNNLINKNDLQDVVANLSEKLNSWMLKHHDTGLFNEGEMMQRAKKSHTSVFEMARDCSDQEFARILEAAQKVGKIEDVKELIPYLKDEDSAVRYWAVVALDAFEGDISAADDILTSLLDDNAESVAIKAAELKIKRQNDKKALDTLAKMLKLDFEPMVLQAAISTRLIGDRAAPLIPEIQNEIMPRYSGEVWGRYKNWLYPMFIGMALDQTQINCGYEIKINK from the coding sequence ATGAGATATGTTTTTTTTACTATAATTTTTATGAGCTTTCTGTTTTGTTCTCATTCAGAAGCACAGGAAGAAAGGCCAAATATTCTTTGGATATCGCATGAAGATTTGAGTCCCATTTATGGGTGTTATGGCGATGAATATGCCAGTACACCCCATATCGACAAACTGGCAAAATCGGGGATTATTTTTTCCCGTGCTTTTTCCAATGCGCCGATTTGCGCCCCTGCCCGGACAACATTAATTACGGGAATGTATGCACCTTCTTTGGGAACTCAGAATTTACGTTCAGATATCCCTGTTCCTGAAGACATGAAAATATTGCCGGAAGTTCTTAGGGGCGCCGGTTACTACACTTCAAACAACGTAAAAACAGACTACAACTTTAGTTTTGAAGGGCGGTGGGACGATTGCAGCAAAACAGCCCATTGGCGAAACAGACCGGAAGGAAAACCGTTTTTCAGCGTTTTTAATTTTATGATTACCCATGAAGGGCCGATTAATGCTTTGCGTAGTGAGGACACAGCGCAATTGAAAGAACATCACGATCCGGACAAGGCAAAGTTGCCTCCTTATCTTCCTGACAGTCCGAAAATGAGAAAAATCTGGGCACACATGTACGATTTACTTTCTGTTTTCGATAACGATGTTGCTCATCTGTTGGAACAGTTAAAAGAAGACGGATTGCTGGACAACACCATAATTTTTGTTTTTTCTGATCACGGACATGGTCTTCCGGGGCACAAGCGCTGGCTGGACAATTCGGGCCTGCAGGTACCTTTTGTCCTTCATGTGCCGGAAAAATACAAGTACCTGGTTTCTAATATTAATACGCCAAAAACGGATCAGATAGTAGGCTTTGTAGATTTTGCACCAACGGTAATCTCTCTTGCCGGAGCACAAGTGCCGGAGATGATGGAAGGTAAAAACTTTTTGGGGGAGAAAAGTCAATCAAAAAAATATACATATGGCTACCGCGACAGGGCGGATGATTGTTATGACATGTCTCGTTCGGTATGTGATGGCCGGTATATTTATGTCAGGAATTTTATGCCACAGATGCCCTATTTTCAAAATGCAATTATTTTTCATAAAGCGGGGAGTTATGAAGAAATACACCGGCTTGAGAAATTGGGGCAGTTGCCTGAAGGCACCCAAAAGATGCTCCGGCGGAAACCCGCGGAACAATTGTTTGATATTAAAAATGATCCTTTTGAACAAAATAACTTAATTAACAAAAATGATTTACAGGATGTGGTTGCCAATTTAAGTGAAAAGCTGAACAGCTGGATGTTGAAACATCATGATACCGGTTTGTTTAATGAAGGTGAAATGATGCAAAGAGCAAAAAAATCTCATACCAGCGTTTTTGAAATGGCACGGGATTGCTCGGATCAGGAATTTGCAAGGATTCTGGAAGCGGCTCAAAAAGTTGGTAAAATAGAAGACGTTAAAGAATTAATTCCTTATCTAAAAGATGAAGACAGTGCAGTTCGCTACTGGGCAGTAGTTGCGCTCGATGCTTTCGAAGGAGATATTTCTGCGGCAGATGACATCCTTACTTCTTTACTTGATGATAATGCTGAAAGTGTGGCAATAAAAGCAGCCGAATTAAAAATTAAAAGGCAGAACGATAAAAAAGCTTTGGATACCCTGGCAAAAATGTTAAAGCTCGATTTTGAACCGATGGTTTTACAGGCAGCCATCAGTACAAGGTTGATTGGAGACAGGGCGGCCCCTTTAATCCCCGAAATTCAAAATGAAATTATGCCCCGTTATTCCGGAGAGGTTTGGGGGCGATACAAAAACTGGTTATATCCTATGTTTATTGGTATGGCCCTCGATCAAACTCAAATAAATTGTGGTTATGAAATTAAAATAAATAAGTAA
- a CDS encoding FecR family protein — protein MDNESMQIEQLIIKKISGELNKSEQAILDQWLSQSPENRKELDSYKNLWERSENLVMSGSINVEGALKKTKRRIPAFGNKKRYIVYLRQAAAVLILSIFFSGLAYYFFINKENRIVEEAIYQEIRTAFGTQSQINLPDGTLVWLNSGSTLKYPGSFSDMDTRSVELNGEGYFQVTKNSRKPFIVKTTDINVKVLGTEFNVSAYDDYHSTTVALERGKVSLFKTVSGTDKNLLVLNPNEVAEYEKTEGELIHHKEISLEKYVAWKDGMIVFFNDPIQSVTHKLEKWYNVKIEIGDSEIETYSFTATFVNEPLEQVLRLLSVSSPISYKITPAQKLSDNSYSKRIITILKK, from the coding sequence ATGGATAATGAATCTATGCAGATTGAGCAACTGATTATTAAGAAAATTTCAGGGGAACTTAATAAAAGTGAGCAGGCAATTTTAGATCAGTGGTTGTCTCAATCTCCGGAAAATAGAAAAGAATTAGATTCGTATAAAAATTTATGGGAACGGTCGGAAAATTTGGTGATGTCCGGATCCATAAATGTTGAAGGAGCTTTAAAGAAAACGAAAAGGCGAATTCCCGCATTTGGTAATAAAAAACGATATATTGTATACCTCAGACAAGCTGCCGCAGTCTTGATTTTGTCGATCTTTTTTTCCGGATTGGCATATTATTTTTTTATCAATAAGGAAAATAGAATTGTTGAAGAGGCAATCTATCAGGAAATTAGAACTGCCTTTGGAACACAATCGCAAATCAATTTGCCCGATGGAACTTTAGTCTGGCTTAATTCCGGAAGCACATTGAAATATCCCGGTTCGTTTTCCGATATGGATACAAGAAGTGTTGAGTTAAATGGAGAAGGCTATTTTCAGGTTACCAAAAACTCCCGGAAACCTTTTATCGTGAAAACAACAGATATAAATGTTAAGGTTCTGGGGACCGAATTTAATGTGTCGGCCTACGACGATTACCATTCCACAACGGTAGCACTTGAAAGAGGGAAAGTAAGTCTGTTTAAAACAGTATCGGGAACCGATAAGAATTTGCTGGTGTTAAATCCCAATGAAGTAGCAGAATACGAAAAGACAGAAGGTGAGCTAATCCACCACAAGGAAATTTCACTGGAGAAATATGTTGCTTGGAAAGACGGGATGATCGTATTTTTTAATGATCCGATCCAGTCGGTTACACACAAACTTGAAAAATGGTATAATGTTAAAATTGAAATCGGCGATAGTGAAATCGAAACCTATAGTTTTACAGCAACATTTGTAAACGAACCGTTGGAACAGGTACTTCGGCTTTTAAGCGTTTCTTCTCCAATATCCTATAAGATCACCCCCGCACAAAAACTTTCTGATAACTCTTACAGTAAACGAATTATAACAATTTTGAAAAAATAA
- a CDS encoding sugar-binding domain-containing protein: MRLQKSLFWLFLTPLFLWACEKQPEIIPSPQKIDFDWQFYLGDIENGELPETKTENWRVLDIPHDWSIEGEYSQENGSDWQSGFLPAGIGWYRKTLIWSPEWEKKQVKIYFEGIYMNSDVWINGHHLGHRPNGYVGFEYDLTSYLKKGENIIAVKVDHSKPLSGRWYTGSGIYRHVWLKIKDPVHIANWGVRVTMPDVTSGQSVYNAFVNIVNEGNSRKTMELKLTLFDKEGNEVSGITSEFKPAEKGDNIIELSGILKNPHLWSPENPYLYELKTELYQGGKLKDENIQKIGFRKLEFDPDSGFKLNGKVTKLKGVCDHHTAGAVGAAVPDDVWLYRLKLLKEMGCNAIRTSHNPFSTSFYDICDSLGLMVMNEFTDGWETEKAASDYGLYFEEWWKTDAADFIKRDRNHPSVIMWSIGNEVRKPTRETQKQLVDFFHQCDPTRPVTQGGIDPTRNMKGDNLPSLLDVKGFNGDGEEKNVLEDFHSREPDIPVVCTEVPHTYQTRGVYRTTTQWRRRDFPAMWEKQSWDGTMRGLEKRIYPIPDLAKNEVFPEEKCLTWYKNDEAFPLQITKKYEPYLYYQSSYDNASVRSSARKAWQRTRDLDFVMGQFRWGSFDYLGETNDWPSRFANFGVIDICGFPKDHFFLYQSMWTEEPMVHILPHWTHPGKEGIKIPVVVYTNCDEVELFLNGKSLGTQKYKDEQLVWMVPYTPGTINAVAKRDGKIVAEKEQITSGKAAGIKLSADRTKLHANRTDVVFISAEITDKNGIFCPMANNKIEFEIDGPAKIIGIDNGDPIDLSNYKTNKRRAFRGKVMLLLQSTGKTGLVKIKAHSETIKSETIAIEIL, from the coding sequence ATGAGACTGCAAAAATCACTATTCTGGTTGTTCCTGACTCCCCTGTTTTTATGGGCTTGTGAAAAACAGCCGGAGATAATTCCTTCGCCTCAGAAAATCGATTTCGACTGGCAATTTTATTTGGGGGATATTGAAAATGGCGAATTGCCGGAAACCAAAACTGAAAACTGGCGGGTACTGGATATTCCTCACGATTGGAGTATCGAAGGAGAATACAGTCAGGAAAATGGGAGTGATTGGCAGTCGGGCTTTCTCCCTGCCGGAATTGGCTGGTACCGGAAAACATTAATCTGGTCGCCCGAATGGGAAAAGAAACAGGTGAAAATTTATTTTGAAGGCATTTACATGAACAGCGATGTTTGGATTAATGGTCACCATCTTGGTCACCGGCCCAATGGTTATGTGGGTTTTGAATATGATTTGACCAGTTATCTGAAAAAAGGAGAAAATATTATTGCCGTAAAAGTAGATCATTCCAAACCCTTGTCGGGCCGTTGGTACACCGGTTCCGGAATTTACAGGCATGTTTGGTTAAAAATTAAGGATCCTGTTCATATTGCAAATTGGGGTGTACGTGTTACGATGCCCGATGTCACCAGCGGGCAATCGGTTTATAATGCTTTTGTTAACATCGTAAATGAAGGGAATAGTAGAAAAACAATGGAGCTTAAGTTAACATTGTTTGATAAAGAAGGAAATGAAGTTTCGGGCATAACAAGCGAATTTAAACCAGCAGAAAAAGGAGACAATATTATTGAATTGAGTGGAATTCTTAAAAATCCACATCTTTGGTCGCCGGAAAATCCGTATTTGTATGAATTAAAAACAGAATTGTACCAGGGAGGAAAGTTGAAGGATGAAAACATTCAAAAAATAGGTTTCCGAAAATTGGAGTTTGATCCGGATTCAGGTTTTAAATTAAACGGGAAAGTCACAAAATTAAAAGGAGTCTGTGATCATCATACGGCAGGAGCTGTAGGAGCTGCGGTTCCCGACGATGTTTGGCTGTACCGCTTAAAACTATTGAAAGAGATGGGATGTAACGCCATACGCACTTCACACAATCCTTTTTCTACTTCATTTTATGACATTTGCGACAGCCTCGGGCTGATGGTTATGAATGAATTCACCGATGGCTGGGAAACAGAAAAAGCAGCTTCCGATTACGGACTTTATTTTGAAGAATGGTGGAAAACAGATGCTGCCGATTTTATTAAGCGCGACCGGAATCATCCTTCTGTAATTATGTGGAGCATCGGAAATGAGGTAAGAAAGCCTACCCGGGAAACTCAAAAACAACTGGTGGATTTTTTTCATCAGTGTGATCCAACACGACCGGTAACACAGGGAGGTATCGATCCAACCCGCAATATGAAAGGAGATAATTTACCCTCCCTTTTGGATGTAAAAGGATTCAATGGGGATGGTGAGGAAAAAAATGTACTGGAAGATTTTCATTCCCGTGAGCCCGATATTCCGGTGGTTTGTACAGAAGTTCCACATACCTACCAAACCCGTGGTGTATATCGCACAACAACACAGTGGCGGCGGCGCGATTTCCCTGCGATGTGGGAAAAACAAAGCTGGGACGGAACCATGCGTGGGCTGGAAAAACGAATTTATCCCATCCCTGATTTGGCAAAAAATGAAGTTTTTCCTGAAGAAAAATGTTTAACATGGTATAAAAATGACGAAGCATTCCCTCTTCAAATTACAAAAAAGTATGAACCTTATTTATATTATCAATCATCTTACGATAATGCATCAGTTCGTAGCAGTGCCAGAAAAGCCTGGCAGCGTACACGCGATCTTGATTTTGTAATGGGCCAGTTCCGTTGGGGAAGTTTTGATTACCTTGGCGAAACAAACGACTGGCCAAGCCGATTTGCGAATTTTGGGGTAATCGATATTTGCGGTTTTCCAAAAGACCACTTCTTTTTGTATCAGAGTATGTGGACAGAAGAACCCATGGTGCACATTCTTCCGCACTGGACACATCCCGGGAAAGAGGGAATAAAAATCCCGGTGGTAGTATATACCAATTGCGATGAAGTGGAACTTTTTCTGAACGGAAAATCCCTCGGAACGCAGAAATATAAAGATGAGCAACTGGTTTGGATGGTTCCATACACGCCGGGAACAATAAATGCTGTTGCCAAACGGGATGGAAAAATTGTTGCAGAAAAAGAACAAATTACGTCTGGCAAAGCGGCAGGAATTAAACTTTCGGCAGATAGAACAAAACTTCACGCGAACCGGACAGATGTTGTTTTTATCAGCGCGGAAATAACAGATAAAAACGGTATTTTTTGCCCAATGGCAAATAACAAGATTGAATTCGAGATTGACGGACCTGCAAAAATTATTGGTATCGATAACGGAGATCCAATCGATCTTTCAAACTATAAAACGAACAAACGAAGGGCGTTCAGAGGAAAAGTAATGTTGTTGTTACAGTCAACAGGTAAAACAGGTTTAGTTAAAATAAAAGCACATTCAGAAACAATAAAATCGGAAACGATAGCAATAGAAATTCTTTAG